A genome region from Tistrella bauzanensis includes the following:
- the fabI gene encoding enoyl-ACP reductase FabI, producing the protein MTASPAADTARTGPLSGPLAGRRGLIAGIANEHSIAWGCAKAFRALGADLAITYLNEKARPHVEPLAREVDARMLLPLDLRDPAALDAVFDRITAEWGSLDFLVHSIAFAPIEDLHGRLTDCSQAGFLQAMDVSCWSFIRMAKLAEPLMTKGGTLICMSYFGAQMVVEHYDVMGPVKAALECSVRYLASELGPRGIRVHAVSPGPLATRAASGLTGFDDLLAKAHEKAPISSLLSIDDVGAATAMLATDAAKLMTGQTLFVDGGYHIID; encoded by the coding sequence ATGACCGCATCGCCCGCCGCTGATACAGCCCGCACCGGCCCCCTGTCCGGCCCGCTCGCCGGCCGTCGGGGCCTGATTGCCGGTATTGCCAACGAGCATTCCATCGCCTGGGGCTGCGCCAAGGCGTTCCGGGCGCTGGGTGCGGATCTGGCCATCACCTATCTCAACGAGAAGGCGCGGCCGCATGTCGAGCCGCTGGCACGCGAGGTGGATGCCCGGATGCTGCTGCCGCTGGATCTGCGTGATCCGGCGGCCCTTGATGCCGTATTCGATCGGATCACCGCCGAATGGGGTTCGCTCGACTTCCTGGTGCACTCGATCGCCTTCGCGCCGATCGAGGATCTGCACGGCCGGCTGACCGATTGTTCGCAAGCGGGTTTCCTTCAGGCGATGGATGTGTCGTGCTGGTCGTTCATCCGCATGGCCAAGCTGGCCGAGCCATTGATGACGAAGGGTGGTACACTGATCTGCATGAGCTATTTCGGCGCCCAGATGGTCGTGGAACATTACGACGTGATGGGGCCGGTCAAGGCAGCGCTGGAATGCTCGGTACGGTATCTGGCGTCGGAGCTGGGGCCGCGGGGGATCCGGGTGCATGCGGTCTCGCCCGGACCGCTTGCCACCCGCGCCGCCTCCGGTCTGACAGGATTCGACGATCTGCTGGCCAAGGCGCATGAAAAGGCGCCGATTTCCAGCCTGCTGTCGATCGACGATGTCGGTGCGGCAACGGCGATGCTGGCGACCGATGCGGCAAAGCTGATGACCGGCCAGACCCTGTTCGTGGATGGCGGTTACCACATTATCGACTGA
- a CDS encoding DUF1476 domain-containing protein — protein sequence MSTFDNRERAEENRFAHDQEVAFKARVKRARLLAAWAGPQIGRTDIAAYGDELVDADMQEPGDEDIIAKLFADFKAAGVELSRHTVEVQLQRLGEQAKAEVRA from the coding sequence ATGAGCACTTTCGACAACCGCGAGCGCGCCGAAGAGAACCGCTTTGCCCACGACCAGGAGGTGGCCTTCAAGGCCCGTGTGAAGCGTGCCCGGCTGCTTGCGGCCTGGGCCGGCCCCCAGATCGGCCGCACCGACATCGCCGCCTATGGCGACGAACTGGTCGACGCCGACATGCAGGAGCCGGGCGACGAGGACATCATCGCCAAGCTGTTCGCCGACTTCAAGGCGGCCGGGGTCGAGCTGTCACGCCACACGGTCGAGGTGCAGCTTCAGCGCCTGGGCGAACAGGCGAAGGCCGAGGTTCGCGCGTAG
- the purL gene encoding phosphoribosylformylglycinamidine synthase subunit PurL, with translation MTAETKITPEIVAEHGLTRDEYKRLRQIMGREPNLVELGIFSAMWSEHCSYKSSKKWLKTLPTTAPWVICGPGENAGVVDIGDGQAIIFKMESHNHPSYIEPYQGAATGVGGILRDVFTMGARPIAMMNALRFGDPSHPKMKHLISGVVSGIGGYGNCVGVPTVGGETNFHPAYNGNILVNAMCVGLADTSKIFYSAAAGIGNPVVYVGSKTGRDGIHGASMASAEFGEDAEQKRPTVQVGDPFTEKLLIEACLELMQSDAIVAIQDMGAAGLTSSSFEMADKGDAGIELWLDKVPTREIGMTPYELMLSESQERMLMVLKPGREDEARRVFEKWELDFAVIGKVTDTGRMVLMFNGAVAGDLPIKPLANGSPEYDRPWTPTPQRRPIVLPRGRDDLDAVLPALEKLIGSPDLASRRWIWEQYDHMVMGDTIGRPGGDAAVVRIHGTRKAVAITTDVTPRYCYADPYQGGRQAIAEVWRNLTATGARPLAITDCLNFGNPEKPEIMGQLVGCIQGMAEACRGLNFPVVSGNVSLYNETQGTGILPTPAIGGIGLIADSARRADIAFKAADHAIILIGETRGHIGQSLYLRTILGREDGETPPVDLSVERRNGDFVRNLITEGLIDTVHDASDGGLLVAIAEMALASGIGAQIDPPAFQAPLIWAFGEDQARYVIAAPAPAADAVIAQAWVLGVPAAQIGITGGSELTLTGGGTISLETLRRAHEDWLPGLMSTPA, from the coding sequence ATGACGGCCGAGACCAAGATCACCCCTGAGATCGTCGCCGAACACGGGCTGACCCGCGACGAATACAAGCGGCTGCGCCAGATCATGGGCCGCGAGCCCAATCTGGTCGAGCTTGGCATCTTCTCGGCGATGTGGAGCGAGCATTGCTCGTACAAATCGTCGAAGAAGTGGCTGAAGACCCTGCCCACCACGGCGCCATGGGTGATCTGCGGCCCCGGCGAGAATGCCGGCGTGGTCGATATCGGCGATGGTCAGGCGATCATCTTCAAGATGGAGAGCCACAACCACCCGTCCTATATCGAGCCCTATCAGGGTGCGGCGACCGGTGTCGGCGGCATTCTGCGCGACGTGTTCACCATGGGCGCGCGGCCGATCGCGATGATGAACGCGCTGCGCTTCGGCGACCCGTCGCACCCCAAGATGAAGCATCTGATTTCGGGTGTCGTCTCGGGCATCGGCGGCTATGGCAATTGTGTCGGCGTGCCGACGGTCGGTGGCGAGACCAATTTCCACCCGGCCTATAACGGCAATATCCTGGTCAACGCCATGTGCGTGGGCCTGGCCGATACCAGCAAGATCTTCTATTCCGCCGCCGCCGGCATCGGCAATCCGGTGGTCTATGTCGGATCGAAGACCGGCCGCGACGGCATCCACGGCGCCTCGATGGCCTCGGCCGAATTCGGCGAGGATGCCGAGCAGAAGCGCCCGACGGTGCAGGTGGGCGACCCCTTCACCGAGAAGCTGCTGATCGAGGCCTGCCTTGAGCTGATGCAGTCGGACGCCATCGTCGCCATTCAGGATATGGGCGCCGCCGGCCTGACCTCGTCGTCCTTCGAGATGGCCGACAAGGGCGATGCCGGCATCGAGTTGTGGCTGGACAAGGTGCCGACCCGCGAGATCGGCATGACACCCTATGAGCTGATGCTGTCGGAAAGCCAGGAGCGCATGCTCATGGTGCTGAAGCCCGGCCGCGAGGACGAGGCCCGCCGCGTTTTCGAGAAGTGGGAGCTGGATTTCGCGGTGATCGGCAAGGTCACCGATACCGGCCGCATGGTGCTGATGTTCAACGGCGCGGTGGCGGGTGATCTGCCGATCAAGCCGCTGGCCAATGGCAGCCCGGAATATGACCGCCCCTGGACGCCCACGCCCCAGCGCCGCCCGATCGTGCTGCCGCGCGGCCGCGACGACCTGGATGCGGTGCTGCCGGCGCTGGAAAAGCTGATCGGCTCTCCCGACCTCGCCTCCCGGCGCTGGATCTGGGAACAGTATGACCACATGGTGATGGGCGATACCATCGGCCGGCCGGGGGGCGACGCGGCTGTGGTGCGCATCCACGGCACCAGGAAGGCGGTGGCGATCACCACCGACGTCACCCCGCGCTATTGCTACGCCGATCCCTATCAGGGCGGACGTCAGGCGATCGCCGAGGTGTGGCGCAACCTCACCGCCACCGGCGCCCGGCCGCTGGCGATCACCGACTGCCTGAATTTCGGCAACCCTGAAAAGCCTGAGATCATGGGCCAGCTGGTCGGCTGCATTCAGGGGATGGCGGAAGCCTGCCGCGGGCTGAACTTCCCGGTCGTGTCGGGCAATGTGTCGCTCTACAACGAGACCCAGGGCACCGGCATTCTGCCGACGCCGGCAATCGGCGGCATCGGCCTGATCGCCGACAGCGCGCGCCGCGCCGACATCGCCTTCAAGGCGGCGGATCATGCGATCATCCTGATCGGCGAGACCCGTGGCCATATCGGCCAGTCGCTGTATCTGCGCACCATTCTGGGCCGCGAGGATGGCGAGACCCCGCCGGTCGATCTGTCGGTGGAGCGCCGCAATGGCGATTTCGTCCGCAACCTGATCACCGAAGGCCTGATCGATACCGTGCATGACGCATCCGATGGCGGCCTGCTGGTCGCGATCGCCGAAATGGCCCTGGCATCAGGCATCGGCGCGCAGATCGACCCGCCGGCCTTCCAGGCGCCGCTGATCTGGGCGTTCGGCGAGGATCAGGCCCGCTATGTCATCGCGGCCCCGGCCCCGGCGGCGGATGCGGTGATCGCGCAGGCCTGGGTGCTGGGGGTTCCCGCAGCCCAGATCGGCATCACCGGCGGCAGCGAATTGACACTGACCGGTGGCGGCACGATATCCTTGGAAACCCTGCGCCGGGCCCATGAAGACTGGCTGCCGGGATTGATGTCGACGCCGGCCTGA
- the purS gene encoding phosphoribosylformylglycinamidine synthase subunit PurS: protein MKARVHVTLKPGVLDPQGKAIANALHGLGYAELGDVHLGKYIELDVAASDAAEARARVAEMCERLLANTVVENYAIEIAD, encoded by the coding sequence ATGAAGGCGCGCGTGCATGTGACGCTGAAGCCCGGCGTCCTTGACCCGCAGGGCAAGGCGATCGCGAATGCGCTGCACGGGCTCGGCTATGCCGAACTCGGCGACGTCCATCTCGGCAAGTATATTGAGCTGGACGTGGCGGCATCCGACGCCGCCGAGGCACGCGCCCGCGTCGCCGAGATGTGCGAACGCCTGCTGGCCAACACCGTGGTCGAGAACTACGCGATCGAGATCGCCGACTGA
- the purQ gene encoding phosphoribosylformylglycinamidine synthase subunit PurQ, whose product MDAAVIVFPGSNCDRDVAVAVEAALGRAPHMVWHRADSLPKVDLIVLPGGFSYGDYLRSGAIAANSPIMGRIKAAAAAGTRVLAICNGFQIAIEAGLLPGALMTNAGLKFVCRDVFLKVERNDTPFTSGYSQGQVVRFPVAHHQGNYAADAETLKRLDGDGLVAFRYVDAAGNATGEANPNGSAGNIAGVFNDARNVMGLMPHPERLAEAALGGTDGAAMFRTLLSKIA is encoded by the coding sequence GTGGATGCCGCCGTCATCGTCTTTCCCGGCTCGAACTGCGATCGCGACGTGGCCGTCGCCGTCGAGGCGGCGCTGGGTCGTGCGCCGCACATGGTCTGGCATCGTGCCGACAGCCTGCCGAAGGTGGATCTGATCGTCCTGCCCGGCGGGTTTTCCTATGGCGATTACCTGCGCTCGGGCGCCATTGCCGCCAACTCGCCGATCATGGGCCGGATCAAGGCCGCGGCCGCGGCCGGCACCCGGGTTCTTGCCATCTGCAACGGCTTTCAGATCGCGATCGAGGCCGGCCTGCTGCCCGGCGCGCTGATGACCAATGCCGGGCTGAAATTCGTCTGCCGCGACGTGTTCCTGAAGGTGGAGCGCAATGACACGCCCTTCACCAGCGGCTACAGCCAGGGTCAGGTGGTGCGGTTTCCCGTGGCCCATCATCAGGGCAATTATGCCGCCGATGCCGAAACGCTGAAGCGGCTGGACGGCGACGGTCTGGTCGCCTTCCGCTATGTCGATGCGGCCGGCAACGCCACCGGCGAGGCCAACCCCAACGGATCGGCCGGCAACATCGCCGGCGTGTTCAACGACGCGCGCAATGTGATGGGGCTGATGCCGCATCCGGAACGGCTGGCCGAAGCGGCGCTGGGCGGCACCGATGGTGCGGCCATGTTCCGCACCCTGCTGTCGAAGATCGCCTGA
- a CDS encoding metallophosphoesterase, with amino-acid sequence MTTLRIALLSDLHLDVRRRRLERGGLSAEAAQAGIDALGREAADTARAAGADLVILAGDIANGTTGMEWAARSFGALPVLYVAGNHEFYGHDQATLVRHLRATAEATESVRFLECDATDITAHGRTIRVLGCTAWTDYQLYGADAATDAMATAEAVLYDHSRIHHGEQLFKPADARALNRTATRWLQAQLGAARPDDTIVVTHHAPAPASVEPRFEGSPLSPAFVSDMTAMMLTHGPALWIHGHTHHNVDYRVGQTRVVSHQWGYPDENLPTGVGILSI; translated from the coding sequence ATGACCACGCTGCGTATCGCCCTGCTGTCGGACCTGCATCTGGATGTGCGGCGGCGGCGCCTGGAACGTGGCGGACTGAGTGCCGAAGCCGCACAGGCCGGCATCGATGCCCTGGGGCGCGAGGCCGCCGATACCGCCCGCGCCGCCGGTGCCGATCTGGTGATCCTGGCCGGCGACATCGCCAATGGCACGACGGGCATGGAATGGGCGGCACGCAGCTTCGGTGCGCTGCCGGTGCTGTATGTGGCCGGCAATCACGAATTCTATGGCCACGACCAGGCGACGCTGGTCCGGCATCTGCGTGCGACCGCCGAGGCCACCGAAAGCGTGCGCTTCCTGGAATGCGATGCGACCGACATCACCGCGCATGGCCGGACGATCCGGGTTCTGGGCTGCACCGCCTGGACCGATTACCAGCTCTATGGCGCGGATGCGGCCACGGATGCGATGGCCACGGCCGAAGCGGTGCTCTATGACCACAGCCGCATCCATCACGGCGAACAGCTGTTCAAACCAGCGGATGCCCGGGCGCTGAACCGGACCGCGACCCGCTGGCTTCAGGCCCAGCTCGGCGCCGCGCGGCCGGATGACACCATTGTCGTCACCCATCACGCCCCGGCCCCGGCATCGGTGGAGCCGCGGTTCGAGGGCAGTCCGCTTTCCCCCGCTTTCGTGTCGGACATGACCGCCATGATGCTGACCCACGGGCCGGCCCTGTGGATCCATGGTCATACCCACCACAATGTCGATTATCGGGTGGGACAGACCCGCGTGGTCAGCCATCAATGGGGCTATCCCGACGAGAACCTGCCGACGGGGGTTGGTATCCTCTCGATCTGA
- a CDS encoding adenylate/guanylate cyclase domain-containing protein, with the protein MGRKTNTPRQCVFGLSYALAGALLGLAFAWVDGEGPIFVPVIYGTVIGGAMIAFARGALFPRLSAWLRRQAAPVYILATMAVWTVLALAGYAVVGLGFQLYERAIGPIMDHQGVVGDWLLLRADVLVFAIAASGVLGLMARVRDLIGTQVFLSLLLGRYHRPTREERVFLLVDVVGWTGTAERLGEIAATDYLARVLYTIGGPVRHNRGTIDRYVGDQAIISWKIVCGDDHARRQTDRAITCAFDILERLDRTAQDFLRRFGEAPRVRAVLHAGPVVVAELGDAKHEIAFIGDTINTAARLEALAKSLKEPVLASDAVLGLAPLPDGVVAESLGAHSLRGRAEVIGVHGLHRVAGLRAAAGDPAQAAPAGGPATVLGATGYPAP; encoded by the coding sequence ATGGGCCGGAAGACGAACACGCCCCGGCAATGTGTATTCGGGCTGTCCTACGCGCTGGCCGGGGCCTTGTTGGGCCTGGCCTTTGCGTGGGTCGATGGCGAGGGACCGATCTTCGTCCCGGTCATCTACGGCACGGTGATTGGCGGGGCGATGATCGCCTTTGCCCGTGGCGCGCTGTTTCCCCGGCTGTCGGCCTGGCTGCGTCGGCAGGCAGCCCCGGTCTATATCCTTGCCACGATGGCCGTGTGGACAGTGCTGGCCCTGGCCGGCTATGCCGTCGTGGGCCTTGGATTCCAACTGTACGAACGCGCCATCGGGCCGATCATGGACCATCAAGGCGTGGTGGGCGATTGGCTACTGTTGCGCGCCGATGTGCTGGTCTTCGCGATCGCGGCATCGGGTGTGCTGGGATTGATGGCGCGGGTGCGGGATCTGATCGGCACCCAGGTCTTCCTCAGCCTGCTTCTGGGGCGTTATCATCGCCCGACGCGCGAGGAACGGGTGTTTCTGCTGGTCGATGTCGTCGGCTGGACCGGAACCGCCGAACGGCTGGGCGAAATTGCCGCCACGGATTATCTGGCCCGGGTTCTCTACACGATCGGCGGCCCTGTGCGGCACAACCGGGGCACGATCGATCGCTATGTCGGCGATCAGGCGATCATCTCGTGGAAGATCGTCTGCGGCGATGACCACGCCCGGCGCCAGACCGACCGCGCGATCACCTGCGCCTTCGATATTCTTGAGCGGCTGGACCGCACGGCCCAGGATTTCCTGCGCCGGTTCGGCGAGGCACCACGGGTGCGGGCGGTGCTGCATGCAGGGCCGGTGGTGGTGGCGGAACTGGGCGATGCCAAGCATGAAATCGCCTTCATCGGCGATACCATCAACACCGCGGCCCGGCTGGAGGCGCTGGCCAAGTCGCTGAAGGAACCGGTTCTGGCATCGGATGCCGTGCTCGGTCTGGCGCCATTGCCGGATGGTGTGGTTGCCGAATCGCTTGGCGCGCACAGCCTGCGCGGGCGGGCGGAAGTGATCGGCGTTCATGGCCTGCATCGGGTGGCCGGTCTGCGGGCGGCAGCGGGTGATCCCGCCCAGGCAGCCCCGGCTGGCGGACCGGCCACGGTGCTGGGCGCTACAGGATACCCAGCGCCTTGA
- the purC gene encoding phosphoribosylaminoimidazolesuccinocarboxamide synthase: MSRRRRIYEGKAKILFEGPEPGTVIQYFKDDATAFNNKKKGVITGKGVLNNRISEYLMTRLGEIGVPTHFIKRLNMREQLVRQVEIIPIEVVIRNIAAGSLATRLGLEEGERLPRAIVEYYYKADQLNDPMVTEEHITAFGWATIPEIDEMLNLSIRVNDFLTGLFLGVGLKLVDFKLEFGRVFDEDQDMIILADEISPDNCRLWDVKTNEKLDKDRFRRDMGRVEEAYQEVARRLGILPEDPARDLTPDVPTEEEA; encoded by the coding sequence ATGTCCCGCCGCAGGCGCATCTACGAAGGCAAGGCCAAGATCCTTTTCGAGGGTCCGGAGCCCGGCACCGTGATCCAGTACTTCAAGGACGACGCGACCGCCTTCAACAACAAGAAGAAGGGTGTCATCACGGGCAAGGGGGTGCTGAACAACCGCATCTCCGAATACCTGATGACCCGGCTCGGCGAAATCGGCGTGCCGACCCACTTCATCAAGCGCCTCAACATGCGCGAACAGCTCGTGCGTCAGGTCGAGATCATCCCGATCGAGGTGGTGATCCGCAATATTGCCGCCGGCTCTCTCGCCACGCGCCTTGGTCTGGAAGAAGGCGAGCGTCTGCCGCGCGCGATCGTCGAATATTACTACAAGGCCGATCAGCTGAACGACCCGATGGTGACCGAAGAGCACATCACCGCTTTCGGCTGGGCCACCATCCCCGAAATCGACGAGATGCTCAATCTGTCGATCCGGGTGAACGACTTCCTGACCGGGCTGTTCCTGGGCGTCGGCCTGAAGCTGGTCGACTTCAAGCTGGAATTCGGCCGGGTGTTCGACGAAGACCAGGACATGATCATCCTGGCCGACGAGATCAGCCCCGACAATTGCCGGCTCTGGGACGTCAAGACCAACGAGAAGCTCGACAAGGACCGGTTCCGTCGCGATATGGGCCGGGTCGAGGAAGCTTATCAGGAAGTCGCGCGCCGGCTGGGCATCCTGCCGGAAGATCCCGCCCGCGACCTGACCCCCGACGTTCCCACCGAGGAGGAAGCGTGA
- the purB gene encoding adenylosuccinate lyase has product MIPRYSRPEMVRIWEPENKFRIWFEIEAHACDAQAELGVIPKEAAKAVWERGAFDIPRIDEIEREVKHDVIAFLTSLAEHVGDEARFVHQGMTSSDVLDTCLAVQLKQASDLLIEGVDKLLAAIERRAFEHKNTPTIGRSHGIHAEPVTFGLKLAGYHAEFQRARARLVAARDEIATCAISGAVGTFANIDPRVEEHVAAKLGLKPEPVSTQVIPRDRHAMFFAVLGVVASSVERLAVEIRHLQRSEVYEAEEYFSPGQKGSSAMPHKRNPVLTENLTGLARVVRGYVTPAMENVALWHERDISHSSVERMIGPDATIVLDFALNRLAGVVDKLVIYPERMLANLNALGGLVHSQRVLLALTQKGVSREDAYRLVQRNAMPVWRGEGQFIDLLKADPEVSSRMTDAEIEGLFDLGYHMAQVDTIFRRVFGRA; this is encoded by the coding sequence ATGATCCCGCGCTATTCCCGCCCCGAGATGGTCCGGATTTGGGAACCGGAGAACAAGTTCCGCATCTGGTTCGAGATCGAGGCCCATGCCTGCGATGCCCAGGCCGAGCTTGGCGTGATCCCGAAAGAGGCCGCCAAGGCTGTGTGGGAACGCGGCGCCTTCGACATTCCGCGCATCGACGAGATCGAGCGCGAGGTGAAGCATGACGTCATCGCCTTCCTGACCAGTCTGGCCGAGCATGTCGGCGACGAAGCCCGCTTCGTCCATCAGGGCATGACCTCGTCGGACGTACTCGATACCTGCCTTGCGGTTCAGTTGAAGCAGGCATCCGACCTGCTGATCGAGGGGGTGGACAAGCTTCTGGCGGCGATCGAACGCCGCGCCTTCGAGCACAAGAACACCCCCACCATCGGTCGCAGCCATGGCATTCACGCCGAACCGGTGACCTTCGGTCTGAAGCTTGCCGGCTATCATGCCGAATTCCAGCGCGCCCGCGCCCGGCTGGTGGCGGCACGCGACGAGATCGCGACCTGCGCCATCTCGGGCGCCGTCGGCACCTTCGCCAACATCGACCCGCGGGTCGAGGAACATGTGGCGGCGAAGCTGGGGCTGAAGCCCGAGCCGGTCTCCACCCAGGTCATCCCGCGCGACCGTCATGCGATGTTCTTCGCGGTGCTGGGCGTGGTCGCAAGCTCGGTGGAACGCCTGGCGGTGGAAATCCGCCACCTTCAGCGCTCGGAAGTCTATGAGGCGGAAGAGTATTTCTCGCCGGGCCAGAAGGGCTCGTCGGCGATGCCGCACAAGCGCAACCCGGTGCTGACCGAAAACCTGACCGGTCTTGCCCGGGTCGTGCGCGGCTATGTCACCCCGGCGATGGAGAATGTGGCGCTGTGGCATGAGCGCGACATCTCGCATTCCTCGGTGGAACGCATGATCGGCCCGGATGCCACCATCGTGCTCGATTTCGCCCTCAACCGACTGGCCGGCGTGGTCGACAAGCTGGTGATCTATCCTGAGCGCATGCTGGCCAATCTGAATGCGCTGGGCGGGTTGGTCCATTCACAGCGCGTGCTGCTGGCCCTGACCCAGAAGGGTGTCAGCCGCGAGGACGCCTATCGGCTGGTGCAGCGCAATGCGATGCCGGTCTGGCGCGGCGAAGGCCAGTTCATCGATCTGCTGAAGGCCGATCCCGAGGTCTCCAGCCGCATGACCGATGCCGAGATCGAAGGCCTGTTCGATCTCGGCTATCACATGGCCCAGGTCGATACCATCTTCCGGCGGGTCTTCGGCCGCGCCTGA